ttggtctctatttaaatggtgtttattttgtatttacatatattactaacctgtgagagcaggcagttctgtggcgtcttcattgagaGTTTTCCCGCGCTGTGGGAAGACGTTGCGTGCGCACATCCtgaaccacagcgctgcactgccgcCTAGTGGCCACAGGGTGAAATacacttctgaggaagttagtataatagatgattctatttcattgaatattttaactaacagtacattacatcatatattaatcaaataaacaaaaatgtgaccatacattttgtgtgcgtcacacCAAGCCTGCCAGGCTAAAAACAGCTAAAACGCTGGTGGCGAAAGCAGTCAAGGTGATTATATCTACAAGCTAGACGTCACTGTGAGAGAATCACATTTTCATGTgactctttctgtctctcttctacTCATTCTCAGCTGAGGAAGGTGTTTTCAGTGCAGGGACCTTACCCTGTGATCCATGCTGCCTTATGGGCCAGAGGGTGGGTGGAACGTCTGCCCCATCCTGCCCAGAGAGCAACTCATTGCCATGGCAACGAGGAGGATGATGGCGATGATGGTGATGTCAGTGTTGATGTTACTGGTGAGACAATGGACGACAAAGTCAATTACAGCTACCATATTAGACATCTATGCGAAAACAAGAGGCAGTGTTAATGCAATTAATCTACTGAAATCTCACCAGTCTCAAAGAGATAATGTCTGTCTAAAAGTGATTGGGATACTGAGACAAGACTGGATGTGCAGTCAATCATATGTTGTCAgctcattcatttaaattttgtGCAAAAGATCAGATATACTCTCCAATTAGTCAGAGCTAAAAGTGCAGAAGGGgctagcatatatatatatattggagcACTAGTTTACATGGAAACATGGATACCCCTGCACCTGATACATTACAGACACCAACCTATAACAAAGACCCCTACCCTCTGAACACACCCCTCTACACATGTGAGCCtgcgtgcacgcacacacacacacacacgcacactcttTCCTTATCTCTTTCCAGAGAGAGTGGACGAAGGCGAGAAAGAGGAGAACCTTGACGACATGTATGACCTCATGGTAAGATAACAATTTAATGAATCAACAAGACACTGACATCTTGCACAGTCTGGAAGCAATCCAATGTGCTATTACTGTTTTTATCGCATAACTTCATTTCTATGTGTCTATTTTCATCATACTGTGAATTCGAGCTCAGCCAACTTAACTTTCTCCAACTTTTCTAGTCTCGCCTGGTTCGAAATGAGACAACATATTTCCACTGGACAACACGTCGGGATTACATAGACTGTCGCTCCCTACGTAATGACCAAATGACCAACCACTATGCAAATTCTTGGACATTTACTACCAAGGTCTCAACCCTAAAGAGTTTCTAATGATTGACTGGCAAAAATACAGGCATTAGCTTCGGCCATAGGTCAGCTAGTACTCTCTATCTCCTACAGTATGTACATATTTCGGTTTCTTTCAGGTGGGGCTCTGTGTGAACCTGCGTAACCTTCAGTGGTTTGATACAGCAGATCCTGACACCTTCTTCCCAAGGTGCTACAGGCTTGGGGCAGAGGATGAAAAGCATGCATTTATAGGTCTGCTTTATGTCTCTATAATACTTATCCAAAGTTTTACTCTGTCAAAGATGCAAAGATAATGCACAAAATAACAAGTGGACTTGTCACAACAGCTGTCTTAGTTTTATTCTTGATACATaatcaacaaaactacttgccctttctctcttccttgaGATCTCGTTCTGTTTTCTATGGCAATGAAGAGGATTTCAGGAAGACAGCATGCACCAGCCTGCTGCAGCATGTGGTTGAGTCAAGTagatggaggagagatggagcagAGGGTGAGGAACAAAAAGCCCTAAAACAGATGTGACCTGGCCATGATTCTATGACATcaatcttgtttttctccacagagTTGGATAATGTGGAGTATCGATTTGTTGGTCCAGGAATGATCGACATGGCTTTGCACGTGTGTCAAGAGTTTCTCAATGTTTTAGAGCACGGTGACATTGATGTTACTGTAAAAACACCACCCTCAGTGGAGGAACAGCAGTGGGCAGAGTTTCTGCAAGACTACTACATGGTTGTGCAGTGAGTATGTTTTCTGGGTGCTTCTTTGGTTAGCTAGAATTATCCTTCTTAGgtttatctttaaatgtatCTGCAGTACTGACAGCCAAAGTCAGCttatcaaatgaaaaaaggtaattaaaaaaaagtaaaactcacCCTAAATGTATATTGAAGAATTTCTTATTAGATGAGGTTTagatatgtttatatattatcatacaTACAGTTCATATGACTTTATATAACACTATCTGTAGTTCATGTTAGGAGTCAGGTTGGGCTAAATATAGAGTCAGTTAGGTTTACAGTCTCCATTAAAGTTTACTTTACTGGAATGATACAGTATGTTCCAGTTCCCCACCActatatatacaaataccatagaAATAACACAATACGGTATGCTAATATTTATAGTGCActattttgactgtttttataCAGGAAATTGATATAGATCTGTATACACACGTATGAAAACTGATCTATCTAAACTGACTACACCGTTAGAGCATTAGTGCCTATTTTAAATCTAAtctaaataatcaaatataaggCTGCCATTCCTTTTCTCCTGAAATGCTCGGTGGGGTTTGTTGCTTCACAGTCCGCCATTTATTTCCAACAGTGAGTagctcctccatctcccttGTGTGTTGTACTGGACAATAATGTCCATGAACACACCACTCAGAAATTAAGCGTTTTTTATATTCAAGTTtcgtaattttttttatcttttccacTGTGATaaacagtgtgtatatgtgtacataATTACTTTCTGGAGTAAAACATGATAGTAAGATTTAGTGAATCTGCACATTAATAAACTCAATCTGTGAGtctaatgtttgtgtgtagtgAAGGTGCATTGATCAGCGgtagcagtgtgtttgtggagcGCTGCCAGGCCACTTTAATCAGACTGCAGGAAGCTTGCCCTCAGCTGGATACCGATGGACTAAATAACATCTGGATCATCAAATCAGGTGCAAAGTCGAGAGGACGAGGTGAGGTTTCAGAAAGAATTGTTACATGATCATCTTATATATCAATCTTTTACTTTCTCTGCGCACAATACTGAAAGCAATATTGAAAAGAACAATTTCTGTTGTAAATATTATGATTGCAACATGAACTGTGACATAGAAATGTCACTATTGCTTCGTTTTTCTACATTCAATTTAGGAAACTAAAATGATTATGCCTACAGTTTCTCTTATAGCCTTCAGTATGACCAAGGAATGTTAGCCTGCTATTTATTGAAAAGGTCATCATAAACACCATGTCCTCTTAGTTTAATGcagttttcatttgttaaagCCAGTTTTGGTTTCTTTGTCCTTTTCCATGTCACCTCAACCACACAGGTATTATGTGTATGAATCGCCTGGAGGAGATTTTGGAACTTGTGGACAGTGACAGAGCCCTGTCTAAAGAGAGTAAGTGGGTGGTTCAGAAATACCTTGAACGTCCTCTGTTGGTCCATGGCACCAAGTTTGACCTCCGTCAGTGGTTCCTCGTCACCGACTGGAACCCTCTGACCGTCTGGTTCTACAGAGAGTGCTACCTGCGGTTCTCCACTCAGCCATATTCAACAAAAACTCTGGACAGGTCAGACAGTGGGTcagaaaaaagatataaataaaaataaagtaattcatGTAGGGATTGATTATAAACTTCAAGTAGACAAATTTTACTCATGTCATTCAAAGCTCGAATTACATGTACCTTCATGGTGTAACctcctttgttattttcctcAGTTCAGTCCATCTTTGCAACAACTCCATCCAGAAGCACTTTCAGCCGTCCCGAGCGCATCCAGGAGTGCCTGAGGACAATATGTGGTCCTGCTCTCAGTTTAGGGCTTATCTGCAGCGGCAGGGCCGTGGGGCGGAGTGGGAGTCAGTGGTGGTCACCGGCATGCAGCAGGCAGTGGTGCGCGCCCTGCAGACAGCCCAAGACCTGGTCGAGCCCCGCAAGGCCAGCTTTGAGCTCTACGGAGCTGACTTTATGCTGGGCAGAGATCTGAGGCCTTGGCTTCTGGAGATCAACGCCAGTCCAACTATGGCCTGCTCCACCGCTGTGACCTCTCGCCTCTGCCCTGCTGTGCAGCTGGACACACTGAGGGTTGTGCTGGACAGACGGACTGATCCTAGTGCTTACACAGGAGGCTTCCAGCTAATCTTCAAACAGGTTGGAATATATTTACACAACATGCCTAGAGGCAATAGGTGTTTATTTCCAGGGTAATTACACAAAATGCACTTATTTGTGTCTTACTTTATCACCCTCCCAGGCTGCAGTTGAAGTTCCTCAGTATGTGGGAGTGAACCTGCTGGTGGAAGGAGCCCCCATAAGGCGATCCAGACCTTTACTTCATAGacaaactgttatttttaacCCAACTCTCGCCATCCAGTCCCCTTTGGACCAGTCGTTGTCAGAAAAGGTTGAAACATCACAAAAACCATCAGGTCAGAGGTCCAACGCAGTCTCTGCTTTTCGCCACTCAGGCAAGGAGAACCTAGCTGCTGGAAAGATAAAGAGACAGCTGACATCAACATCTCCTAAGAGCGAACCCGAGGGGAAAACAGATGTCAAGAATACTTCCTGTGTTAACAGGTCCTGTCGCAGTCTGGCATGTGAACAACCTTTGGTGGTACACACTGAACCTCAGAGGAAAGCACAACGTTGGGGTTTGAGTTTTGGTGCCAACGGAGTA
This portion of the Anoplopoma fimbria isolate UVic2021 breed Golden Eagle Sablefish chromosome 17, Afim_UVic_2022, whole genome shotgun sequence genome encodes:
- the LOC129105309 gene encoding tubulin monoglycylase TTLL3-like, translated to PARLKTAKTLVAKAVKLRKVFSVQGPYPVIHAALWARGWVERLPHPAQRATHCHGNEEDDGDDGDVSVDVTERVDEGEKEENLDDMYDLMSRLVRNETTYFHWTTRRDYIDCRSLRNDQMTNHYANSWTFTTKVGLCVNLRNLQWFDTADPDTFFPRCYRLGAEDEKHAFIEDFRKTACTSLLQHVVESSRWRRDGAEELDNVEYRFVGPGMIDMALHVCQEFLNVLEHGDIDVTVKTPPSVEEQQWAEFLQDYYMVVHEGALISGSSVFVERCQATLIRLQEACPQLDTDGLNNIWIIKSGAKSRGRGIMCMNRLEEILELVDSDRALSKESKWVVQKYLERPLLVHGTKFDLRQWFLVTDWNPLTVWFYRECYLRFSTQPYSTKTLDSSVHLCNNSIQKHFQPSRAHPGVPEDNMWSCSQFRAYLQRQGRGAEWESVVVTGMQQAVVRALQTAQDLVEPRKASFELYGADFMLGRDLRPWLLEINASPTMACSTAVTSRLCPAVQLDTLRVVLDRRTDPSAYTGGFQLIFKQAAVEVPQYVGVNLLVEGAPIRRSRPLLHRQTVIFNPTLAIQSPLDQSLSEKVETSQKPSGQRSNAVSAFRHSGKENLAAGKIKRQLTSTSPKSEPEGKTDVKNTSCVNRSCRSLACEQPLVVHTEPQRKAQRWGLSFGANGVTLVPRSFSFSLSPPHSKSQADPGHGSHISRSFFPQTAFEPQHRTPNRVFPSLRGPLPTLEVLSLQPNIVVGTTACRNPNLSSHPSVPRHQLFLCSRRQSTAKFKGECTGEHKNQWY